TGTGTTTGTGGTTATGTTGGGGTGGTATGCACGTAGCTGATAGGGTGGTGGGGTTCTGATTGAAATATCATTAAAGGTTCTCTTGTTGAGATGACCGACTTAACTCTGGTGAGAGACGAAAACAATCACTATCTCATAGAGTCTTTCTCTTTAGTCTTTCACTATGTTAAAAAAAGGTGGAATTCGTAGAACCAAAAGGGGGTGATCATCAACTTCTGATGGGGGGTTTGattgaaatatcattaaaactTCTCTTGTTGAGATGACCGACTTAAGTCTGGTGAGAGACAAAAACGAAGTCTCCCGTGGGATAAAATCGATCACCATCTCATAGTCTTTCTCTTTAGTCTTTCACTATGTTAAAAAAAGGTGGAATTCGTAGAACCAAAAGAGGGTGATCATCAACTTCTGATGGGGGGTTTGATTGAAATATCATTAAAGCTTCTCTTGTTGAGATGACTGACTTAAGTCTGGTGAGAGACAAAAACGAAGTCTCCCGTGGGACAAAATCACTACCGTAGAGTTTTTCTCTTTAGTCTTTCACTATGTCCAAAAAAGGTGGGTTCGTAGACCAAAAGAAGGTGATTATCAACTTCTCTCCACCTACTTTAACTCACCATGTGGTGGAATTGATGAATCATTGAGGTTTGGTGTTGGCTTATGAGTCACGCCTACTCTTTCTAGTCGTCCATGGTGATCCCACTTCATGCTTATGACATATTGGATCTCAGATATTTCATGGTAAGACTTCATTCAAAGGACATGCAATATTGCTTGCAAATATTGTTCTTACAGAAGTatgtcctttctttttctttttcccaataTTATTTCTTTCAACTCATATATATCATgacaatgggttttttttgGATGACAAGTGGGTTTAATAAAGTAGGGAAATAAAAATGTGGTTGCAAAACAAAGAAAGTAAAGTGAAAATAGAAATCTGGTTGCAGGACAAAGAGACTGGTATATAtgaggaatatatatatatatatatatatatattatataacgGGTCGGGCTTGAAAGATGGGCTTGCGAAATTGGGCTATTGGGCTCTTGGGACAATGAGGTGGGAATTCTGTGGGCCATGATATAGAATAGTTAGCCCTCCAAATCTGTGTATGGACTTAGAAGTGAGGTCAAATATGGACTCAGATCAACCCAATAATAGGCCTCGTAACGTAACCAACCGCCTTAAACTAATATTAAAGGGATTTAGTTACTTGCATTTTAGACTTgggaatgaaaattatttttgaaaatgaactAAATTTTTGGgatgtaataaatttgagtatttctttttaatatttggttaACTAAGAATTTGAAATCcgcattttatttttcaaaagtgaaaaataaatatgagattctCCTTTAAGCATTTGgatccaagaaccaaacatatcttaaaaatttatttgctaTTGGCAACATAAAACATGTACTTGCCTTTCTTAGATAAAATTATCAATGGATTTAATAGTAATGTGTTGCTTCTTAACACAAGGTAAATCTTGtgattttgaataaaatcagtgatgataataatatatatttaatagcaGTAGATATTGTGTGTAAAATTAAGTTTGATCGaatataattcttatttttatcataaatgaagCGGTGATTGCCACCACATTACTATGTTAACTGTTaattaaacattatttatgATTTCCATTAATTCAACATAATTATGAGTATTAATAGAAATCATTAGGAAAATCTATAAAAAGGCTTTCCACCCTTTATATAAGAGTCATCCCGAACAAGAAGaaattctttttctcttattctctttctttctttcattctttcaactctctcaattcttttctttgattctttccttcccattatatatatcattaaagtaatatatattcaTCTCTACTTTTATTTGCATTGCACTTATTATCGTTTTgtaacagttttttatttttaaaatataagatataaaaataattaagaattatattaaaaaaattaatggttttaaaatctgtttataaaaattgagagttaaaaataattttttatcttaaatttttttaaaaaatgaagataaattttGGTCTTTTATACAAACTAAAGTAACTAATTTTGAATATAATTCCAGAGCGAAAAGAAATATAGGTGCAAACAAGACCCCAATGGAATATAGAAACTCAATTCAATGTTTGATGGGATTGAGTTCCATATTTTAATGCTTTCCCTGTACCTATTTATCATATCCACATCTGATTCACTTGGGCTCTATTAGAGACATATTTCTATTCTTGAGATTATCAGACCTCTTGTCATTTTGGTTGTCCTTTTGAGATTCGATTTGGAGTATTTTCCTTGAGACATTGAcaaatttatcattttgatttcttagtGGATTAGCATTGAATTAAAGTCATCTCTGATCACCACAGTTCCTTGAGGAGTATTTTGAGCTAGTCAGTTGAATGATGATGTTTCATTATTTGacattggggcatacccccttcatTGAGATGATTAGATCTTCTATTGACTTCATCGTTGCTTGATCCATTTGTTAATGCTTATGAGTTAcaacactagggcatacccctttcATTAAGattatcagtttttttttttgtttttttttgacTTCATGGCTGCTCGATCCGTTTGTTGATCATCATTTGacattggggcataccctcTTCATCGAGATTATCAAGTCTTCTGTTGACTTCATGATTGctcaatttgttttttgacCCCTATTGGTtatcacactggggcatatccccttcATTGAGATTATCAGTTCTTCTATTTGACTTCATAGCTGCTCAATCTGTTTTCTAACCCTTACGAGTTGTCACACTAGGACATGTTCTTCTTCATTGAGATTATTAGATCTTTTGTTGACTTCATGGCTATTCGATCTGTCTGTTGATCCTTATGAGTTATCATCTTGGGTGTGTACCCTTTTTCATTGAGTTCATTATCCTAgtcatttcttcattttgagTCTCTTTCAGTCGTTTTTGGCTACAGATcatattcatttgttcattttgttttagttttcgATGTTCTTGGTTGTAGACTGCATGTTCCCTCTTCATTTAGTTTACTAAATTATCCTTTTTCTTTGAGCATCATCTGGGGtatacccccatccttgagtcaTTTCGATTCTCCTTTTCAGTGAGTtgatcttttctttattttagcCACCCTTTAGTGGTTAGACTTGGAGTTGTAGGCTGCGATCTTCCTCTTTTAGCGTACAGTGCTAACATCTTAGagttatttatttcattatagtCTAGTGTTGTTCATTGCACCCATAGCCCAGAGTTCTTCATTGCACATTTAGTTCCGAGTTTGTTATCTTCTCAGTTTTAGTTATGGCATcctttcagttttttttttagttccattgctatttgtgaaaccaaggtttggttaatcttgattttgatgataacaaaacaaggtttagaactaatgatcatatttcaagtgtgattaggcaagacgatttccaaagtggcaatcacaaagacaaatcaagccaaggagaaatcatgaagaagaagaacacctcaaagagaagagtttttcaagaccaaagcttcataagatctctttgtaaggttgttggtgcactaggactttcatgcatttcattcttcatttatgcaccaaaatcatctaagagtaatattgttttaaatatcttaagaattggatgatttcatattttcaactaaaaccttgtgttaaatgattttcaaacttgtgttaaaaggttttaagttgaaaaaggttgggtgttgagccaaaaaatggctcaaccggttcaatcggtcgaccggttgtgctcgtccgatCGAGGACCAGTTGAGgaaggccaaaaagtttctctctcttccagtggTCTTCTCTTctcggtcaaggttgaacctcaaccggttgaggtccggttgaggcccaacggtcactttccaagcattaaatgctaacgactAGTCAACCGGTCAACCCCTACCTCGACCGATTGAACCCTCAACTgatagtttgacttttttcttctataaaaaggcttcaatcttcattgtttcataagtttaaccttcccaaatcattcttgattatatttgagttttggAATAGTGTTTTTTAGTGTACCATtatttcataacttgcatatctttagtgcaccattcaatcctagttttttcttgtatctttgagcctaaagttctattactaggatttttgtgagatcattatttgtatatctttgtgaggaattttctcaagtgaggggtatcacttgagaggttgttcaagagagggatatctcttgaagaagtgtaaagggtgcttggagccaaaagtacaagagggtgaattggaaccataatccaattgtaaagggattggaagcttggttgaagcttcaagatagtggaaccctcactcggttaggaagttgaggagagtggacgtaggcaaagaagtgttgaaccactataaactctcgtgtttgcactctcttttccctaactcttttaaattgtatgcaattgtctttattttgtttattatatacttgcatataattgtctcttatttttgcatagtttaaatttgtgaaaaagagaccatcaccctatttacccccctccccccctctagggtgattaccatagtttggattagcctcaaattcctaacactgtttttttcttttgagtttCATCTAGGGCATTCCCACTCCCTTGAGGTATTTAGATCATCTTTTTTAGTGAGTTGATCATCCTGATCTTAGTCACCCTTTAGTGGTTTGACTTGGAGTTGCAAACCGCAATCTCCTGCTTTAAGTGTACAGTGCCCACATCttaaagttgttcatttcattacaGTTCAgtgttgttcattgcatccacaacccaaagttgttcattgcacattagttatgagtttattatattttcagCTTCAGTTGTggcatcttttcatttttttttagtttcattgCTACTATTTTCCTTTGAGTTTCATCTAGGACATCCCCCATCCCTTGAGATATTTAGATTCTCCTTTTTAGTGAGTTGATCACCCTCATCTTGGTCACCCTTTAGTGGTTTGACTTGGAGTCACAGACCGCAATCTCTCTTTCTAGGTGTACAATGTCCTtattcttgagttgttcatgacattcacaaccctgagttgttcattgcatccacaaccctaagttgttcattacattcacagccttgagttgttcattgcatccacaaccttgacctGTTCATTGAATCcacagccctaagttgttcattgcatccacaatcctgagctgttcattgcatccataaccctgagctgttcatttcattacagccttaagttgttcatcgTTTTTAGACATCCTTGAGTtatttgacttagagtttgcaTATTGCATTCTCTTTTTAGCTGACCTTTAGGCATTCAATGCCCACATCCTTGACCTATTCATTACgctacaaccctgagttgttcattgcatcataACTCGGTGTTGTTTATTTCATACTCATCGCAGAACTACTGATATGAGTCTATTTTACTCAaaggaatcaaagcaacaattgttTGGATATGCAAATGCATGATAtatttcagatccacataaaggtaggtcacaaacagggtatgtaTTTAATTACAATGGTACTgttatttcatggagatctgtcaaacaaacaatggtggtcacattatcaaatcatttagaaatactggcaattcatgaagcaagtcgtaaatatatatggctaagatctataatccagcatattcgggaatcatATGGACCCTcttctatcaaaggtgacccgataatattatttgaagataatgttgcatgtattgcacaaataacagggggttatattaaaggagatagaactaaacatgtttcaccaaaattctttttatacacatgaactccaaaagagtggtgaaattgatgtgtaacaaatacgctcaagtgataatctagcagatttattcataaaatcattgtcaacctcaatgttcaagaagttaatacacaagaTTGGAATGCTTCAACTCAAGGACATCGACATGAGagggagtatgcttgtaaaaagGTGTTAGtgtattgtactcttttttccttcatccaGGTTTTGTCTTACTGGGTTTTACTAgtaaggtttttaacgaggcagtcctaatataccaagagcaatttaaagaattataagaatattgtaatttttttccttcactaggtttttcccatagggttttttactagcaaggttttaatgaggcatattatTCAATATGGTggacatccaagggggagtgttataactGAAATAATGAATGtcaccacattaattataataaatgttaattaagtattatttatgagTCTCACTAATGAAAAGCATTAATGTTATTTACGAGTTTCattaaaattcattaatgaGAATATTAATAGAAGtcatttggaaagcctataaaagtCCCATCCTCGGTAATATGCATCCCAAAatcaaaaagaaatttcttactttctctcattctctctgtctttcattctctcaactttctcaattctcttttatgatttctttttccctattatatattattatcaaagtaatatataatttatttctactactttatttgcattacatttatccttattttacaacaagaatcaaataattttaattaaattatgataattttttaaagagtaATTAGgaataaatatattatgataattaaataaatatgactaaataaataagaatttacTAAATAAGTAGattagttataaaatattattatttttaattaaagtatgataaatttttttaaggagcattatctaaatcaaaattttaagttgtttGATAGGTTTGCatatttagaaatgaaaaaaaaaactttaataatctatttttttttataataatattaaaaaatttatattaaaattaccttattaaaatgtaataatttttcttaaagataAACATTATTTAAGTTGTTTGGAAGGACTCAAATGCATATAATTAAGATGATGAagctattttagaaaaaaaaaaaaaaaaagtaatcaaATACTTTGCTCTTTTATATAGAGTATATAGTGGTGAAGCCAGCAAATGGCTTGAGGGAAGCAACATGTAACTCTTTATTTTAGGGGAGACAATGCACTAGATCCCTCCCTAATAATATGGATAGTATAGTTATAGatttatatatagtttatattaccattttttttaaataaaaaaataaaaacgaaaGCATTTAATAATACCTTTCAACTTAATAATTTTGggatattaataaaaaacaaaccttGTGCATATTTAATTGCAGCGacaatagtaaaaaaaaaacgtgaAAATAAGCTGTTGACAATTAAATACTAccaaccatttttatttttattgaaaagccAAGAGGACTTCCAAAAGCCAACCGACAATGATCGTTTCAACTTCCAAAAAACCTCTCCAATCGCCTCTTGCATGCGCTAAGTTTATTGGAATTTGTGTAGCTTTTTTGTTGACCCTTTGGTGTTCCCTGAATTGCCATAAACTTCATGATCTACTATATATGTCTTTTGGAGTCGTGTTCCACAATAACCGTAGTCTGTAAAAAGCTTCACAAACCCACTTGGAGGTAGAGAGAGCGATGGGTGTACCATCATTTTACAGATGGTTGGTGAACAAGTATCCGGAGATCGTTGTGAGAGCTGTAGAAGATGAAAGGGAGTCAAGCTCAGCAAACCCAAATGGCATAGAGTTTGATAACCTCTATCTTGATATGAATGGGATCATCCACCCTTGTTTTCATCCCGAGGATCAAGTCTGTTCATCCCCTTATTTCAATCATTGTTTTCCTCTAACTTTTGTTTGCTCTTTTACAAATTATTCTCTCCTTTATTTGGGCTTTAGTGGATATAAAATGACCTGGTTATCTTTTGTAGAATTACATTTTCTTCTGTAATGGTTCTTCTAAACAAAACTTTGGATAGTTCtcttttcttaatttcattGTTTTACTGATTCAGATTTTCCCTCCAACAACATTTGAAGAAGTGTTCAACAACATGTATGAATACATCGATAGGATTTTCAGCATCGTAAGACCACGCAAGCTATTATATATGGCCATTGGTAAGATTTTTGTGTTCATGCATGGCTGCCATCAGCTTgacttgatattttattttccaaaattctagaGAAAACCAGCGGGCCAAGtgcttttattttatgtctACTTATAAGCTTAAATAACTTTTATAGATGGGGTTGCACCACGCGCTAAAATGAATCAACAACGACGCAGACGTTTTCAAACGGCAAAAGACAATGAAATTGCCGTggggttcttcttcttcttcttcttcttttctttaaattgtGTACAACAGTTTATAATTCATTTAGTTTCTCTGGTATACATATAGGAGTTATTGTGATTTTGTACTGCGCAGGAAGCTGAGGAGCAGAGGCTGAGAAGGCAATATGAAATGGAAGGTAAACCACTTGTTCCAAAGCAGGAATCTCAAGTTTCAGACCCCAACATCATCACCCCAGGAACTGTATTTATGCATGAGGTGTCAAAGGCACTTCAACAATACATTTGTTCACGAATGAAGCATGAAGCTGGCTGGAAAGATTTAAAGGTTTAATACCTATCTCAATCCCTATCCCTATCTCATTTTCGGGTTCTTTGTCTTTTTAATTAAGGCATTTCTATCATTACAATTACTATGTTATAGGTAATTCTCTCTGATTCTAACGTCCCGGGGGAAGGGGAGCATAAGATAATGTCATTTATACGCTTACAGCGCAGTCTTCCTGATTATAATCCAAATACCCTTCACTGCCTATATGGTCTGGTATAAGAATTTCTCTGTAATGGAATTTAAGATGTCTGATATCCATTGTCGTAAgcttaattatttttcttgtctcttataagttataatttatgaataataatgaACATTTGTGTGCAGGACGCTGATCTGATAATGTTAGCTTTGGCAACACATGAAGTTCATTTTTCAATATTGAGAGAGGTAAACATATTTATCAATACAGCCTAATCCCTTTTACTTTGTATGGGGTATCTCTTCCTTCATAATGTGGCAGATGATTAGCTATTTCAATTTTCTCTAACTTTGTCCCACATCCTTAAGTTGTTTAGTTTCTGATTTAATAGATACTGTAATTTAAACTGACTTTTGTGACTGTTCCTCTGTAGGATGTGCTCACATTGGAGCAGAGAGGTAGCTGTGAATCGGCAGTAGAAACCAAAACCAGCCCTCCAAAAGCCAATTCAAGTTTGGTAAAGTCAAGAGGGTGGTTTAAACAAGTTCTCCCAGTTGACAAAACTAATTCTTTCATCAAAAACCTGGAAAGTAAATCTTCCATTAAAATGCCTTACCAGGTATCACGAGTTCAGAAATGTATATAGCTTATATGACTCAGAATACTACTATTCTATGGTCACTGATTCATTTCCATTTCTCTTTTACATTTACAGTTTCTCCATGTCTGGATCCTGAGAGAATATTTGGAGTTGGACATGAAGATCTCTGATCCTCCAGAGAAattgaaggagatcaatttcgaGCGCATAGTTGATGATTTTATCTTCCTATGcttttttttaggaaatgaTTTTCTTCCCCACATGCCTACCTTGGAAATTCATGAGGTTTTTCATTCCGCCTTTCCTAGACAATATTGATTTAGAGATGCTATGAATGCATGctaaaaaatttgaacttaCTGATCATGGGCTTTCCTTTCTTGTAGGGAGctattgatttattgatgaccGTGTACAAGAAAGAGTTCAAGAATATAGGAGGCTACATGGTTGATATGGAACGggtaataagaaatattaacatccatttttttacttcttagTTGTAAAATTGTAAAGGAAGAACTCAGCCCTCTTCAGTGACTTTGTAATAAAGCagattgaagaaaagaaaggaagtttTGTCAAACTAAAACGGGTTGAGAAGTTCATCCTTCTTGTTGGTACCAATGAGGAAAAGATATTTAAGAAAAGAATGGCACTACGAGACAGCAAACTCAGATGGCTTCTATGTGAAAATTCAGACATTTTTACGGTATTGATTGATGATTATCATTACTATGAAAGGATTTATTTAATGCATTACTAACTCTTCTTGTCCTTCCCACTGCTGCATTAAAAGGCTAAATTGTATTCTAATTTAAGCTatgatgataattttattaCTGTCCAGAATAATGAAGAAGACCAGAGTTGCAATTTGGAGATTGGTTCAACAAACAGGGGTTGTACATCTCCCAGTGGAAAAGCAAGATCATCTTCTTCAGTAGAAAATCTTGGAACTTCCAGTGGGACAGAATATTTAATTACTGATAAGTCTGAAGTAGGTCATTCCACTTTTCTTGTGAAGTTTCAATTTTTAGCCCACTACAGATACCACAATATATCTGGAATAGAACTAACCAGCCTCCTTTCTTCAGCATTTAATCGATGCATTGATTTTCCAGGATATCATTAAACAATTACTGATAACAAAAACagatcaaagaaaatatagaggTTTCTGTATGTAAAGTtaatattttgaagttgacAATAACTGTTATAAACATAGAAGTTTGCTTTGCTCTTTCTTAAGCACTCCTCTGCTCGGTTGCTAGATTTGCATTCT
The sequence above is drawn from the Vitis riparia cultivar Riparia Gloire de Montpellier isolate 1030 chromosome 6, EGFV_Vit.rip_1.0, whole genome shotgun sequence genome and encodes:
- the LOC117916249 gene encoding 5'-3' exoribonuclease 3-like, which encodes MGVPSFYRWLVNKYPEIVVRAVEDERESSSANPNGIEFDNLYLDMNGIIHPCFHPEDQIFPPTTFEEVFNNMYEYIDRIFSIVRPRKLLYMAIDGVAPRAKMNQQRRRRFQTAKDNEIAEAEEQRLRRQYEMEGKPLVPKQESQVSDPNIITPGTVFMHEVSKALQQYICSRMKHEAGWKDLKVILSDSNVPGEGEHKIMSFIRLQRSLPDYNPNTLHCLYGLDADLIMLALATHEVHFSILREDVLTLEQRGSCESAVETKTSPPKANSSLFLHVWILREYLELDMKISDPPEKLKEINFERIVDDFIFLCFFLGNDFLPHMPTLEIHEGAIDLLMTVYKKEFKNIGGYMVDMERIEEKKGSFVKLKRVEKFILLVGTNEEKIFKKRMALRDSKLRWLLCENSDIFTNNEEDQSCNLEIGSTNRGCTSPSGKARSSSSVENLGTSSGTEYLITDKSELATFYTKEMKKRLKENIRAKSDLWRSGSLGIDRVRLGHPGWKERYYKEKCSCDTSQGIESTRKELVQKYTEGLLWVLQYYFSGVPSWTWFYPYHYGPFASDFKGLSRVKAKFEKGSPFKPFDQLMGVLPPSSAHALPKAYQPLMIDEDSNIIDFYNTNFEVDTDGKRFIWQGICKLPFIDEARLLAETRKLEKELEEQEAVRNARSFDQLFLRFSDKLRSFYTEQVSCRKPNKTAKIDSNFSLGINCFDNNGLNMMNSTCLDKNLENIQEDDVISMLYEVPNGCLHIPRPLEGTIFPFKTITEADIEETQLWHEYKGSKPPVKFRGHEGFGPAINRLKSKACGSSTISAASGLSVARAGWSNRREDHNPLILRCSGNFRLQSLTAWLHALYCLAPSPVLFGPMQQLGMEQACYSVCKRPLRIAHAPSSFLSYQFLNQ